A portion of the Pseudodesulfovibrio alkaliphilus genome contains these proteins:
- the glyQ gene encoding glycine--tRNA ligase subunit alpha: MNFQDVILKLQGFWAEYGCAVVQPMDIECGAGTFNPSTFFRVIGPEPWKTAYVEPSRRPTDGRYGENPNRLQHYYQFQVILKPSPDNIQELYLESLAALGIDASCHDIRFVEDDWESPTLGAWGLGWEVWLNGMEVTQFTYFQQVGGIDLKPVSVEITYGLERISMYLQEKESVYDLAWNDEITYGHVYHQNEVEQSKYNFELSDPALLFELFNRFEAECLRLCEEGLPWPAYDCCLKCSHSFNMLDARGAISITERATYIGRVRNLASKIARLYADQREAMGYPMLKK; the protein is encoded by the coding sequence ATGAATTTTCAGGACGTGATATTGAAACTTCAGGGTTTCTGGGCCGAATACGGCTGCGCCGTGGTCCAGCCTATGGACATCGAGTGCGGCGCGGGAACCTTCAATCCTTCGACGTTTTTCCGTGTCATCGGGCCGGAACCGTGGAAGACGGCCTATGTGGAGCCTTCGCGCAGGCCCACTGACGGCCGTTACGGCGAGAATCCGAACCGTTTGCAGCACTATTATCAATTTCAGGTTATCCTCAAGCCTTCGCCGGACAACATCCAGGAGCTGTACCTTGAGAGCTTGGCCGCTCTGGGCATCGACGCTTCCTGCCACGACATCCGGTTCGTGGAGGACGATTGGGAATCGCCAACCCTGGGCGCCTGGGGTCTGGGCTGGGAAGTCTGGCTCAACGGCATGGAAGTGACGCAGTTCACTTATTTCCAGCAGGTGGGCGGGATCGATCTTAAACCCGTGTCCGTGGAGATCACGTATGGTCTTGAGCGTATCTCCATGTATCTCCAGGAAAAAGAGTCTGTCTACGACCTTGCCTGGAACGACGAGATCACCTACGGCCACGTCTACCACCAAAATGAGGTGGAGCAGTCCAAGTACAACTTCGAGCTGTCCGACCCGGCCCTGCTCTTCGAGCTGTTCAACAGGTTTGAGGCGGAATGCCTCAGACTGTGCGAGGAAGGACTTCCCTGGCCTGCCTACGATTGCTGCCTGAAGTGCTCCCATTCCTTCAACATGCTCGACGCACGGGGGGCCATCTCCATCACCGAGCGGGCCACCTATATTGGCCGTGTGCGCAATCTGGCCTCCAAGATCGCCCGGCTTTATGCCGACCAGCGCGAGGCCATGGGTTATCCCATGCTGAAGAAATAG
- a CDS encoding cupin domain-containing protein → MKKIELFKEHGFKDLTFSNYLAHESEYMKVINFNFKAGQKLPVHSHELEGELTLVILEGEGEFLGADGATMPARPGDVLVSMIAEPHGVRAITDMRVLVTIAPPI, encoded by the coding sequence ATGAAGAAGATAGAGCTGTTCAAGGAACACGGCTTCAAGGACCTGACCTTCTCCAACTATCTGGCCCACGAGTCCGAGTACATGAAGGTGATCAACTTCAACTTCAAGGCCGGGCAAAAGCTGCCTGTCCATTCCCACGAGCTGGAAGGGGAATTGACTCTGGTGATTCTCGAAGGCGAGGGTGAGTTTCTGGGTGCTGACGGGGCGACCATGCCCGCCCGGCCGGGCGACGTACTGGTTTCAATGATCGCCGAGCCTCACGGCGTTCGAGCCATCACGGACATGCGTGTACTGGTGACTATCGCCCCGCCCATCTGA
- the recO gene encoding DNA repair protein RecO: MDATEKALVLKVGCFREADCWVRLFTPTRGIFNAFAFGGSRSRRRFVGCLDPLSLVLFSIGSDRRGAYSVLGEGSLLHNFPGIRADAAAAGLAANCVRFVEAVEIDPSDAAPVYHLLLNTLYLLDSGQGSPDFVPWFFRARLAFAMGYDPDFENCGTCGSPVSQGRGHLFVVEQGQVVCAACHSVGKPLDGLARSVSPGVLRALEWIRESDPGDWGRVVLDREVRRQVSQLVEMFVAYHLGLSWENGIYKKV; the protein is encoded by the coding sequence ATGGACGCCACCGAAAAAGCCCTGGTCCTTAAGGTGGGCTGCTTCCGGGAGGCGGACTGCTGGGTCAGACTCTTCACCCCCACGCGGGGTATCTTCAACGCCTTTGCCTTTGGGGGTAGCCGGAGCCGTCGCCGCTTCGTGGGCTGCCTCGATCCCCTGAGCCTTGTCCTTTTTTCCATCGGGTCTGATCGCCGGGGAGCCTATTCCGTGCTCGGCGAAGGGTCGTTGCTGCATAATTTCCCCGGCATCCGGGCTGATGCGGCCGCTGCCGGTCTGGCCGCAAATTGTGTCCGCTTTGTTGAGGCGGTGGAGATTGATCCCTCGGACGCCGCCCCGGTGTATCACCTGCTGCTGAACACGCTATACCTGCTTGACTCTGGCCAGGGCAGCCCGGATTTCGTGCCGTGGTTTTTTCGGGCCAGACTTGCCTTTGCTATGGGGTATGATCCGGATTTCGAAAATTGCGGAACATGCGGCAGTCCCGTGAGCCAGGGGCGGGGGCACCTGTTCGTGGTGGAGCAGGGCCAAGTGGTCTGTGCGGCTTGTCATTCGGTCGGGAAACCGTTAGATGGACTTGCCCGGTCGGTTTCCCCCGGTGTGTTGCGCGCTCTGGAGTGGATCCGCGAAAGCGATCCGGGCGATTGGGGGCGGGTGGTGCTGGACCGTGAGGTCAGACGCCAGGTCAGCCAGCTCGTGGAAATGTTTGTCGCCTATCATCTGGGCCTCTCCTGGGAGAACGGCATATATAAAAAGGTCTGA
- a CDS encoding Crp/Fnr family transcriptional regulator, with translation MATDKLAAVRSITFFEGLPEEKLARIADIAVIKRYDKGEVLFEADIPAHGFFAPTMGRVKIYRTSPSGKEHILHVFGPGEAFGEVPVFQGRTFPAHAQALEPCEALFFPRRDFENLIRKDPDIAMKMMAMLSQKLRLLVNKIDDLSLKETPARVASYLLLLRSSQDSDTLRLDLPKGQIAFYLGTIQETLSRIFKRLTDEEIIAINGREITIIDRKRLEELAEEGR, from the coding sequence ATGGCGACGGACAAACTCGCAGCGGTCAGGTCCATCACGTTTTTCGAGGGGTTGCCTGAGGAAAAACTGGCCAGAATCGCGGATATCGCCGTGATCAAGCGCTATGACAAGGGCGAGGTGCTCTTTGAGGCCGACATTCCGGCCCACGGTTTTTTTGCGCCGACCATGGGCAGGGTCAAGATTTATCGCACCTCGCCCTCGGGCAAGGAGCACATCCTGCATGTTTTTGGCCCGGGCGAGGCTTTTGGCGAGGTTCCGGTCTTCCAGGGCAGGACCTTCCCGGCCCATGCCCAGGCCTTGGAACCCTGCGAAGCGCTCTTTTTTCCCCGTCGCGACTTCGAGAACCTGATCAGAAAAGACCCGGACATCGCCATGAAAATGATGGCCATGCTCTCCCAGAAGCTGCGTCTGCTGGTCAACAAGATCGATGACCTCAGCCTCAAGGAAACCCCGGCACGAGTGGCCTCCTACCTGCTGCTCCTGCGCTCGTCGCAGGATTCGGATACCCTCCGCCTCGATCTCCCAAAAGGACAGATCGCCTTTTATCTCGGAACAATTCAGGAGACACTCTCACGTATCTTCAAACGCCTCACCGATGAGGAGATCATCGCCATCAATGGCCGGGAGATCACCATCATCGACAGGAAACGCCTGGAGGAACTGGCCGAGGAAGGCCGCTGA
- the trkA gene encoding Trk system potassium transporter TrkA: MRIIIIGAGEVGYHIARRLAEENKEVLVIDSSADALRRLAESADVQTILGSGSSPEVLEQAGIAKADILLAVTDSDEINLISCFFANTLDSRATKLARIRSGMYANYKHLLTQGAGITKIINPDEEVVNSILRLMSVPGAVEINEFADGKIRLVGINLPDDSPVAGMRLMQLRQAMGDNLRVVIAALVRDGRLIIPRGQDRIQQGDVVYFACDILDQDEVLARLGVETDPVREVLIMGGGNIGYKLAKALDNKFFHTRVLDNRQKRCEYLSERLDRPIVLMGDSTDQDMLREENIQDMDMVIAVTGDEETNILSCLLAKSLGAKRAITRVNNFGYMPLIEPIGIDYAVCPRLSAINSLLHFIRRGKIVSTVSIKGEQAEALEAIAQENSPIVGKAIMDLDLPRGCLVLCFQRGETVVIPRGDTVIEPLDRLLIISTRPDIPKVEKALTTKVEFF, translated from the coding sequence GTGCGAATTATCATCATCGGAGCTGGCGAGGTAGGCTACCATATCGCCAGACGGCTGGCCGAAGAGAACAAGGAAGTGCTGGTCATCGACAGTAGCGCCGACGCTCTGCGCAGGCTGGCCGAGTCGGCCGACGTGCAGACCATCCTGGGTTCTGGCAGCAGTCCCGAGGTGCTGGAGCAGGCGGGCATTGCCAAGGCGGACATCCTGCTGGCTGTCACCGACAGCGACGAGATCAATCTCATCAGCTGTTTCTTTGCCAACACCCTCGACAGCAGGGCGACCAAGCTGGCCCGCATCCGCAGCGGCATGTATGCCAATTACAAGCACCTGCTCACCCAAGGCGCAGGGATAACCAAGATCATCAATCCCGACGAGGAGGTGGTCAATTCGATCCTGCGCCTCATGAGTGTCCCAGGAGCCGTGGAGATCAACGAGTTCGCCGATGGCAAGATCCGCCTCGTAGGCATCAATCTGCCAGACGACAGCCCGGTGGCGGGCATGCGCCTCATGCAGTTGCGCCAAGCGATGGGTGACAATCTGCGCGTGGTCATCGCCGCTCTGGTGCGCGACGGCCGATTGATAATCCCTCGTGGTCAGGACCGCATCCAGCAGGGCGATGTGGTCTACTTCGCTTGCGACATTCTCGACCAGGACGAGGTGCTGGCCCGCCTGGGAGTCGAAACCGACCCGGTGCGCGAGGTGCTGATCATGGGCGGCGGAAACATCGGCTACAAGTTGGCCAAGGCCCTGGACAACAAGTTTTTTCATACCAGGGTGTTGGATAACCGCCAGAAGCGGTGCGAATATCTCTCGGAGCGGTTGGACCGGCCCATCGTGCTCATGGGCGACTCCACGGATCAGGATATGCTTCGCGAGGAAAACATTCAGGACATGGATATGGTCATCGCCGTGACCGGGGACGAGGAGACCAACATCCTCTCCTGCCTGCTTGCCAAGAGCCTGGGGGCCAAGCGTGCCATCACCCGAGTCAACAATTTCGGTTACATGCCGTTGATCGAGCCCATCGGTATTGACTACGCAGTCTGTCCCAGGCTCTCGGCCATCAATTCGCTGCTCCATTTCATCCGACGCGGCAAGATTGTCTCCACGGTCAGCATCAAGGGAGAGCAGGCCGAGGCGCTTGAGGCCATCGCCCAGGAGAATTCGCCCATTGTGGGCAAAGCCATCATGGATCTCGATCTGCCCCGCGGCTGTCTGGTGCTCTGTTTCCAGCGGGGTGAGACGGTGGTCATTCCAAGGGGCGACACGGTCATTGAGCCTCTGGACCGGCTGCTGATCATCTCCACCCGGCCCGACATTCCCAAGGTGGAGAAGGCGCTGACCACCAAGGTGGAGTTCTTCTAG
- a CDS encoding 4Fe-4S binding protein, with translation MTKREKHLLMILPGMALLLLAAHSLRLGDIGMVAALIVLIGLMLFRRGWVRIVLMAALAWGAFVWAETTLNLVGFRQAMGAPWMRLLAIMVGVVVIDLLALLAVAAEPGRRFFHQGDNALARAAVFLLSVVALAMIRSKVPFPILLADRYFPAWGWLEIMALGIYAQWIAGLMLAPGGHGFVRPRIWALFSAVFFGQLALGLAGMESMLMTGSLHLPVPALIAAGPVFRGEGLFMPILFGVTVLLVGPAWCSHLCYIGAWDDAMSRRGPRPGPSASVRRLSVFGRGAALILVVATALALRAMGVPGATAVLMAAGFGLIGVGVMVLVSSRMGLMAHCTAYCPMGIVSNVLGRLSPWRMRIDRDCCACGACFSRCRYGALDTERVVSGAPSLSCTLCGDCVSSCPHGQIGYRFPGLSPDAARTVFIVLIVSLHAVFLGVARI, from the coding sequence ATGACGAAGCGAGAAAAACACCTCCTCATGATCCTGCCCGGCATGGCCCTGCTGCTTCTTGCAGCACACAGCTTGCGGCTCGGTGATATCGGCATGGTCGCCGCGTTGATCGTCCTGATCGGCCTGATGCTGTTCAGGCGTGGCTGGGTGCGTATTGTGCTGATGGCCGCGCTTGCCTGGGGTGCTTTTGTCTGGGCGGAAACGACCCTGAATCTCGTCGGATTCCGTCAAGCCATGGGAGCGCCATGGATGCGGCTCCTGGCCATCATGGTCGGCGTTGTGGTCATTGACCTTTTGGCTCTGCTGGCCGTCGCGGCAGAACCGGGCAGACGGTTCTTTCATCAAGGGGATAACGCCTTAGCGCGGGCTGCCGTATTTTTGCTCTCCGTGGTAGCTCTGGCTATGATCCGTTCCAAGGTGCCGTTTCCCATCCTTTTGGCAGACAGGTACTTTCCGGCCTGGGGTTGGCTTGAGATCATGGCTCTTGGCATCTATGCCCAGTGGATAGCCGGTCTGATGCTTGCTCCCGGAGGGCACGGGTTTGTCAGGCCGCGCATCTGGGCCTTGTTCTCGGCCGTGTTTTTCGGCCAACTCGCCCTCGGGTTGGCGGGCATGGAGTCCATGCTCATGACTGGTTCCCTCCACCTGCCCGTGCCCGCGCTTATTGCAGCCGGCCCAGTGTTCAGGGGCGAGGGGCTGTTCATGCCCATTCTCTTTGGCGTGACCGTGCTTCTGGTCGGTCCGGCCTGGTGCAGCCATCTTTGTTACATCGGAGCGTGGGACGACGCCATGAGCCGTCGCGGTCCGCGTCCTGGTCCATCGGCATCAGTGCGCCGCCTGAGCGTGTTCGGTCGCGGTGCAGCCCTGATACTGGTGGTGGCGACGGCGCTGGCCTTGCGGGCGATGGGTGTTCCCGGTGCCACTGCGGTGCTCATGGCCGCCGGGTTCGGCTTGATCGGCGTGGGCGTTATGGTTCTGGTTTCCAGCAGGATGGGACTGATGGCCCACTGCACCGCCTATTGCCCCATGGGAATTGTTTCCAATGTCCTTGGTCGTCTTTCTCCCTGGCGGATGCGTATAGATCGCGACTGCTGTGCTTGCGGTGCCTGTTTCAGCCGTTGTCGCTACGGCGCTCTTGATACCGAGCGCGTGGTCAGTGGTGCCCCATCCCTGTCCTGCACCCTGTGCGGGGATTGCGTGTCCTCCTGCCCTCACGGACAGATAGGCTACCGTTTCCCCGGCCTTTCTCCGGATGCGGCCCGAACCGTGTTCATTGTTTTGATCGTCAGCCTGCACGCCGTATTTCTCGGGGTGGCAAGAATATAA
- the rpsT gene encoding 30S ribosomal protein S20 yields the protein MANHKSALKRHRQSLKRRARNRISKTRIKNTVKAVRLAIEENDVAKAQEALKAAMSVLDKAARKKVIHDRQAQRRVARLQAAINKLA from the coding sequence TTGGCTAATCACAAGTCCGCCCTGAAGAGGCACCGTCAGAGCTTGAAGCGTCGCGCCCGCAACCGCATCTCCAAGACCCGCATCAAGAACACCGTCAAGGCCGTTCGGCTGGCGATTGAGGAGAATGATGTCGCAAAGGCCCAGGAGGCGCTGAAGGCCGCCATGTCCGTGCTGGACAAGGCCGCCCGCAAAAAGGTCATTCACGACCGTCAGGCCCAGCGCCGCGTTGCCCGTCTTCAGGCCGCGATCAACAAACTGGCCTAG
- a CDS encoding nitrite reductase has product MKTEVLPEGVLAQRQEGVYSISPRVALGRITPDQLNIINSVVQEFGLPGVRVTAGQRLKLQGVPAQRLDEILRRLGPVGQFCKYYVQACSGTSACRLAMQDALAMGAKLEEFLNTFSLPAKIKAGVSGCSMCCSESFVRDIGLVGKKHGWSVVFGGNAGKRVRVGDELAANLDDEEALRVIGAALGFYVREAKMRERTARFVERVGVEAIRESVG; this is encoded by the coding sequence ATGAAAACGGAAGTATTGCCCGAAGGGGTTTTGGCCCAGCGTCAGGAGGGGGTGTACTCCATTTCCCCGCGAGTGGCGTTGGGTCGTATCACTCCGGATCAGTTGAATATAATCAACTCCGTGGTTCAGGAGTTCGGTCTGCCCGGAGTGCGCGTCACCGCCGGGCAGCGCCTGAAGCTTCAAGGTGTTCCGGCGCAGAGGCTCGACGAGATCCTCCGCCGTCTCGGCCCGGTGGGCCAGTTTTGCAAATACTATGTCCAGGCATGTTCCGGTACTTCGGCCTGTCGTCTGGCCATGCAGGATGCCCTGGCCATGGGCGCGAAATTGGAGGAGTTTTTGAACACTTTCAGCCTGCCCGCCAAGATCAAAGCCGGGGTTTCGGGCTGTTCCATGTGCTGCTCCGAAAGTTTTGTGCGCGACATCGGGCTGGTGGGCAAGAAGCACGGTTGGTCCGTTGTTTTCGGCGGCAACGCGGGTAAACGGGTGCGAGTGGGCGACGAACTGGCTGCAAACCTCGACGACGAGGAGGCGCTTCGGGTCATTGGCGCGGCCCTGGGCTTCTATGTGCGCGAGGCCAAGATGCGCGAGCGCACCGCCCGGTTTGTGGAACGGGTGGGCGTCGAGGCGATACGAGAGTCTGTAGGGTAG
- a CDS encoding ATP-binding protein codes for MAYMRKMISIDEELCNGCGNCVPSCAEGALAIVDGKARLVKEQYCDGLGACLGDCPTGALKVIEREAEDFDPEAVAEHLKAQGREVPDHMPSPESLRLVPGPAHVSPVRPMGGCPGAAMRTMTPCERANIPSFRASGRAQGGGSALAHWPVQLRLVPPSAPFLRGADLLLTADCVPVALPAYHADFLPGRVVLMGCPKFDNQQEYVDKLAAIIAENDLKSITVMEMEVPCCSSMSAILAHAIKGVRGPANIRRVIVSLDGRILRTEPFNA; via the coding sequence ATGGCTTACATGAGAAAAATGATCAGTATAGACGAGGAATTGTGTAATGGTTGCGGCAACTGTGTCCCGTCGTGCGCCGAGGGAGCGCTGGCCATCGTGGACGGCAAGGCACGGCTGGTCAAGGAACAGTACTGCGATGGTCTGGGCGCGTGTCTGGGCGATTGTCCTACCGGAGCCCTCAAGGTAATTGAGCGAGAGGCCGAGGACTTTGATCCCGAGGCAGTGGCCGAACACCTCAAGGCTCAGGGCCGCGAGGTGCCTGATCACATGCCGTCGCCCGAGAGTCTGCGGCTGGTCCCCGGTCCGGCGCATGTGTCTCCGGTCCGTCCCATGGGCGGCTGTCCGGGCGCGGCCATGCGGACCATGACCCCGTGCGAACGGGCCAACATACCTTCGTTCCGGGCTTCGGGCAGGGCGCAGGGAGGCGGTTCCGCTCTTGCCCACTGGCCGGTGCAGCTTCGCCTGGTGCCGCCTTCCGCACCGTTTTTGCGGGGGGCGGACCTGCTGCTGACTGCGGATTGCGTCCCCGTGGCCCTGCCTGCCTACCATGCGGATTTCCTGCCGGGCCGGGTGGTGCTCATGGGCTGCCCCAAGTTCGATAATCAACAGGAATACGTTGATAAACTGGCTGCCATCATCGCCGAAAACGATCTCAAGTCCATTACCGTCATGGAGATGGAGGTGCCATGCTGCTCGTCCATGAGCGCAATTCTCGCCCACGCCATCAAGGGCGTAAGGGGACCGGCGAACATCAGGCGTGTCATTGTGTCTCTCGACGGCCGGATTCTTCGTACCGAGCCGTTCAACGCATAG
- the glyS gene encoding glycine--tRNA ligase subunit beta: MAEFILEIGTEEMPARFVPRLATELEQTFARLLEEAMVENHGVCTYATPRRITAHVADMADFQRRQEETVTGPPARIAFDAEGNLTKAGQGFARTQGVDESAIFRLETDKGEYLAVTKTVGGGRAIDILPALCVRAVESLSFPKKMRWGGYDFAFGRPVRWLLALLDETVVEFSVENLNSGRVTRGHRVMGPGPFEVPSAADYFSVVENQCRIVIDPEVRKGAIVAEGDRLAAALGGTVVWDDALLDEVANLVEYPRPLIGDIDPRYLELPREVLLTSMQSHQKSFGVQGPDGGLMPYFLTTLNIEPADIALVKKGWERVLKARLEDARFFWEADCKVDFRTWLDKLDNVVFLGPLGSVGDKSRRIGVLCAGLAEKLAASKGLLPGVFEAYAQAGRLSKADLVSEMVIEFDTLQGKMGGIYAERSGKGDIVSQGIYEQYLPAGPESPVPGSLSGAFVSMADKADTLVGCFGLGKAPTGANDPYALRRCALGIARIVMEHDLDLDLREFLAAAQNAYDKDIPWKIGRDEALERLLDFFGQRLRALFTGLGIETRVVDAALGAGFTDIRTLKARLDALDAFSREPDFEQAVLTFKRAANIIRKQGDEAGQELTGGYDPDLFEGDHETAFGARLEETGPRFDALWENRDFAGLLGLLRELRPSVDGFFDNVMVMCDDVDVRLNRLNLLKALVDRLGRLADFNALQV; this comes from the coding sequence ATGGCCGAATTCATATTGGAAATCGGAACCGAGGAAATGCCTGCCCGCTTTGTGCCCAGGCTGGCGACCGAGCTTGAGCAGACCTTTGCCCGGCTGCTTGAGGAGGCGATGGTCGAAAACCATGGTGTGTGCACGTATGCCACGCCCCGCCGCATAACGGCCCATGTTGCCGACATGGCCGACTTCCAGCGGCGACAGGAGGAGACCGTCACCGGCCCTCCCGCCCGTATCGCCTTTGATGCGGAAGGCAATCTGACCAAGGCCGGACAGGGCTTTGCCAGGACGCAGGGGGTGGACGAGTCGGCCATTTTCCGCCTTGAGACGGATAAAGGCGAGTATCTCGCCGTCACCAAGACCGTCGGCGGCGGCAGAGCCATCGACATCCTGCCTGCCCTCTGCGTCAGGGCGGTGGAGTCCCTTTCCTTTCCCAAGAAGATGCGCTGGGGCGGCTACGATTTTGCCTTTGGCCGTCCGGTGCGCTGGCTGTTGGCCCTGCTGGATGAGACGGTTGTGGAGTTTTCGGTGGAGAATCTTAACTCCGGGCGTGTCACACGCGGTCATCGGGTCATGGGGCCTGGACCCTTCGAGGTGCCGTCCGCCGCGGACTATTTTTCCGTTGTCGAGAACCAGTGCCGGATTGTCATTGATCCCGAGGTGCGCAAGGGGGCCATCGTGGCCGAGGGCGACCGGCTGGCCGCGGCCCTTGGCGGTACCGTCGTCTGGGATGACGCGCTTCTTGACGAGGTGGCCAACCTCGTGGAGTACCCGCGCCCGCTCATCGGCGACATCGACCCCCGCTATTTGGAACTGCCACGAGAGGTGCTGCTGACCTCCATGCAGTCCCACCAGAAAAGCTTCGGCGTACAGGGGCCGGACGGCGGACTCATGCCGTATTTCCTGACCACCCTGAACATCGAGCCTGCAGACATCGCCCTGGTCAAGAAGGGCTGGGAGCGCGTGCTCAAGGCACGGCTGGAGGACGCCCGTTTCTTTTGGGAGGCAGACTGCAAGGTCGATTTTCGCACCTGGCTGGACAAGCTGGATAACGTGGTCTTCCTCGGCCCGCTGGGCTCGGTAGGCGACAAATCGCGCCGCATCGGCGTCTTGTGCGCCGGGCTGGCCGAAAAGCTGGCTGCCTCCAAGGGGCTTCTGCCCGGCGTGTTCGAGGCCTATGCCCAGGCGGGACGTTTGTCCAAGGCCGACCTCGTGTCCGAGATGGTCATCGAGTTCGACACCCTTCAGGGCAAGATGGGCGGTATCTATGCCGAGCGTTCGGGCAAGGGCGACATCGTCTCGCAGGGCATCTACGAGCAGTATCTGCCCGCCGGGCCGGAATCCCCTGTCCCTGGAAGCCTGTCCGGGGCCTTTGTTTCCATGGCCGACAAGGCGGACACCCTGGTGGGGTGCTTCGGTCTGGGTAAGGCGCCCACCGGGGCCAACGACCCCTATGCCCTGCGTCGCTGCGCCTTGGGCATCGCCCGCATTGTCATGGAGCATGATCTCGATCTCGATCTGCGGGAGTTCCTGGCCGCCGCGCAGAATGCTTACGACAAGGACATTCCCTGGAAGATCGGGCGGGATGAGGCCCTGGAAAGGTTGCTGGACTTCTTCGGCCAGCGGCTGCGCGCCCTGTTTACCGGACTGGGCATCGAGACCCGGGTGGTGGACGCAGCCCTGGGCGCAGGGTTCACGGACATCCGCACTCTCAAGGCCCGGCTCGACGCCCTCGACGCCTTCAGTCGGGAGCCGGATTTCGAACAGGCAGTGCTGACCTTCAAGCGGGCGGCCAACATCATCCGCAAGCAGGGGGATGAGGCCGGGCAGGAGTTGACCGGCGGCTACGACCCGGACCTCTTTGAAGGCGACCATGAGACCGCCTTTGGCGCCAGGCTGGAGGAGACCGGCCCCCGGTTCGATGCCCTCTGGGAAAACCGTGATTTTGCCGGTTTGCTTGGGCTGTTGCGTGAGTTGCGGCCATCGGTCGATGGGTTCTTCGACAATGTCATGGTCATGTGTGATGATGTCGATGTACGCCTGAACCGGCTCAATCTGCTCAAGGCCCTTGTGGACAGGCTGGGCCGTCTGGCCGACTTCAACGCCTTGCAGGTCTAA
- a CDS encoding helix-turn-helix domain-containing protein: protein MNFEELGQTLREERERQGLTVAAVMEATKISRTNIEAMESGNRSMLPHPVYAKGFVKSYARFLGLDAEELGMVMDREFQDQECEPRDPGYDVSPNAEKAFLARACASPEGRRSRVVLVVALLFLFAVVGLLVFSFSAGDKGAPPQTAGTESSVVEGPDLRVDEVEMVEPEASGEGAEAEDAPASVSGRESASVANSAGSAESASGVQEGAAAGSGAAIPASAPLGGRPTDRAVESEEEGFSTSDVEAGTQKYDHVVIIRATTSKGCWIGVWQGEETNMSRDFVLREGEPLRLMFNSPRRIRIGNVAGVTVTYNGKPYPLENARGNIQTLRFGMD from the coding sequence ATGAATTTCGAGGAGCTTGGACAAACGCTCAGAGAAGAGCGCGAGAGGCAGGGGCTGACTGTGGCTGCGGTTATGGAAGCCACCAAGATCAGCCGCACCAACATCGAGGCCATGGAGTCCGGGAATCGATCCATGTTGCCCCATCCTGTGTATGCAAAGGGTTTTGTTAAAAGTTACGCCAGATTCCTTGGCCTGGATGCCGAAGAGCTGGGCATGGTCATGGATCGGGAGTTTCAGGATCAGGAATGTGAGCCCAGAGACCCTGGTTACGATGTTTCCCCAAACGCAGAAAAGGCTTTTCTTGCCAGGGCATGCGCCAGTCCCGAGGGACGGCGTTCCCGGGTGGTGCTTGTCGTGGCCCTGTTGTTCCTTTTTGCCGTGGTGGGGCTTCTGGTGTTCAGTTTCAGCGCTGGCGACAAGGGTGCGCCTCCTCAAACAGCTGGTACCGAATCTTCCGTGGTGGAAGGCCCGGATCTCCGGGTTGACGAGGTTGAGATGGTCGAGCCGGAAGCTTCGGGCGAAGGTGCGGAGGCGGAGGATGCTCCGGCGTCTGTGTCTGGCCGGGAAAGTGCATCCGTCGCCAATTCAGCCGGTTCGGCAGAGTCCGCGTCCGGCGTTCAGGAGGGGGCCGCTGCCGGGAGCGGCGCTGCAATTCCGGCTTCTGCCCCCTTGGGCGGCAGGCCCACGGACAGGGCCGTTGAATCCGAGGAGGAGGGGTTTTCCACTTCTGATGTCGAGGCGGGCACACAGAAATACGATCATGTGGTGATCATCCGCGCCACCACCTCCAAGGGGTGCTGGATTGGAGTGTGGCAGGGCGAGGAGACGAACATGTCCCGTGATTTCGTCCTGCGCGAGGGTGAGCCTCTGCGGTTGATGTTCAACAGCCCGCGGCGCATCCGTATCGGCAATGTGGCGGGCGTCACCGTCACTTACAACGGCAAGCCCTATCCCCTGGAAAACGCCCGGGGGAACATCCAGACCCTGCGTTTCGGCATGGACTAG